Part of the Photobacterium sp. DA100 genome is shown below.
CAGGTTGAGCCACATGATCACTTCCGAGCTGGCCGCGGCCTTTTGCACCTCCGGCGGGTCGGCTTCATCGGGCAAATTATTGAGGATCCCCGCAATGCGGTCACGCACATCGTTGGCCGCCGCATCGATATCACGCCCGATGGAAAATTCCAGGGTCACACTGGAGCGGCCATCCCGGCTCCCCGAGCTAATCGAACGGATCCCTTCAAGCCCGGCGATGCTATCTTCCACCAGCTGGGTGATCCTCGTTTCGACAATCGCTGCCGACGCCCCCCGGTAGCTGGTGGAAATATTCACCACCGGCGGATCGATATCCGGGTATTCCCGCAGCGGCAGCCGCTCGAATGCCACCAGGCCGAACACCACCAACAGCAGGCTGATCACCGACCCCAGCACCGGCCGGGTAACCGAAATATCCGACAGCCACATCAGCCAGCCTCCCGATAGGTGAAGCGCTCCTGGGTGCGGATCTCCACTTTTTGCCCCGGCCTCACCCGCTGGATCCCCCGGGTGATCACCCGCTCGCCCTCTGCGAGCCCCACCAGCACTTCCGCCACGCCCCGGCGGCGCAGCCCCAGCTCGACTTCGCGCTGCTCGACAGTGCCCCCCTCACCGACGACAAACAAGAAGTGTTGCTGCTGGCGGGAAATCAGCGCCTCTTCCGGCACCACCAGGCCCTGGTGTTCACCGACAATCAACGACAGGGTCATCAGCATGCCGGGCCGTAGCCGCATGTCGGGATTGGCAATATCAGCCCGCACGACCATCGCCCGGGTCTGGGGATTGATACGGCTATCGATACTGGCCACCTGACCACGGAAGATTTCTCCAGGATAGGCGGCAGCGCTGGCCTCGATCACCGCCCCTGGCGACACCAGGCCGAGGAAGGCCTCGGGGATGGAGAAATCCAGTTTGACTGTGGCAATATCATCAAGGGTGGTGATCACCGCTCCCGGTGTCACCAGCGCGCCGGGGCTGATCTGGCGAAACCCCAGCACGCCGGAGAACGGAGCATGGATATAGCGCGCGGCCAGCTCGGCCTCATTCTGGGCCAATACCGCCCTCGCCACTTCAATATCGGTATAGATGGCATCGAGCTCCGAGCGGGCGATGGTCTTGCGCTTGACCAGCCCCTCGATACGCTTGTATTCGCGCTGCTGCTCCTTGAGATTGGCTTTGGCCGCCCGTACTTTGGCCTGCTGCTCGTCGGCGTGCAAAGTGACCAGCAACTGCCCACGCGCAATCGACTGGCCATCATCAAACAGAACCCTGTCGACTTTTTCGGTCACCTTGGCAGTCAGCACCACCGACTCGCGGGACTTAACCGTGCCGAGCGCCTCGAGCTCACGCCGGACCATCTTTTTCTGTGCTTCGGCCACCACCACGGTCGGCGTGGGCATCGAGCGCCCGGCGGCTCCGTCGGCAGCGAAGTATTCCTTGTAGACGATAGCGGCCGCCAGCAGCAGGAGAAGCAATACACTGATCAGAGTCCCTTTCAATCGCACGCAGTATCCTTCTGAGGGAAATAGGAAAATTACAGCTGATATAGTCAGTATAGGAAGGGAGATTCAGGTAGGCGGTGAAAATGGCCGTCGAAATTCGCCACGATCACCGCTATGGGAGGCAACAGGTCAGGATTGAGTAATAGGGTTAACCGCGTCCCAGGTAGGTCAGTACCGAGCGAAGCTCGGCTACCGTCTTGATTTTGAATTTACTTACTGGCGCGTAGGCAAGCTCAGCGATCTTCTGCAAGTTACTGTTGCGGCCGTAGCGCTCTGCCGACGGTGAGGTCGCCGGATAATCCACCCGACTAAGCCCCGAAATCGGTTCGGCCACGTCGGCGGTCAGCAGCCACAAGTTGGCGGTCTTAGTTTTCTCCACCACCAGCACCCCGCAGGCTACTGGCCCCGAGCTGTCACCCGGTTTGAATCCGAGTGGCTTAAGGTATTTCGTCTCGCGATATGCCGCATGGGGGACCAAACCGTGCTGTTGCAAAACCCCAATCACGTCTTCTGAACTGAGCTTGTCGCTTTCCGCCCTCAGCTGCCATGTATCCCCCACGGTAGCTGGTGGCTTCGGCAGCCGCTTTTCCGGATCTGCCTGCTCGGACAACCTACTGCCCTGCGCCGTAATATCACCACTCTCGCTGACCGCTTTGAAATACCGCCGCCCGGACAGCCAGTCCAGTAACGCCTCATGGCGGCCACCGTCTACCGGTGCGGCATCATAAAGCAGGCTAAATTCTTTGTGTCCAATCAGCCGGGTAGGCTGGATGATATCCTTGGCCGCCAAGCGATTGATGTCTTCGCTCCCAAGCGGATAGTCGATAAAGTCACTGTCATAGAGGGCCACGTAGCTGAGCAGGTTTGCCGTTAATGCCGCGAAGTACTGCAGGGCTTGGTAATGCTCCAGATCCAGCAAGCCTCTATCGCCCCCCAGCCGTTCACACCAGTCATCCATGGCCCGGAGCGTTGATTGCAGCAGGTTCAGCCAGGCAACCGGGCAGAAATCCCCCTGCCAGTCGAGCAAATCACTGGTCCGCAGTGTCCCCCCCTCACAGCGCTCAAGCAATGGCATCAAGGGAGAGAGCCTTACATCCGATATCACGCCGGGATAAATCTGCCCCAGGCACTGCTGCAGCACTTCTAGTCGTTCTTCAAAACGCATAATTCTCGCGAAACCTCAAAATAAATCACAAAAAATTAATTTTCGGTAAAACTTGACCTGACACGCAGGATGCCTTAGCTTATAACCGAAATCAACAAATACACCGATATATTTTTAATTTCGGCAGAAATCACGAGTTTACACCATGACAGCTTTCAATGCATACCAGCACATCATTACATCCCTAGACTTTTCGCAGCCATCGGCATGCCAATCCGAGCCATTGCTTATTGGCCAAAGCGGAGCTCTGTCCGCCTATTACGCCCCGTTCGATTATGTCAACCGCGAAGCCCGCGTCGTGATCTGCGGTATTACTCCGGGTATGCAGCAAGCACGCATTGCCCTTAGCCAAGCTCAGCAAGCGATAGCGGACGGTGCCGATCACCAAGCCGCCCTGCGCCAAGCCAAGGAAACCGCCAGTTTTGCCGGTGCCATGCGCAACAACCTGGTGAATATGCTCGATACCATCGGGTTTCAGCATTACCTCAACGCACAGAGCTGCTCAGTACTGTTCGGTGAGCTCAAGGCGCAGGTTCACTACACCTCGGCCCTGCGCTACCCGGTCTTCAAGGACGGCAAAAACTACAGCGGCTCCCCTTCCATGGTCAGCCATCCTTTCCTGCGCAGCATGCTAGATACAACACTGGCGGAGGAATGCCGTGCCCTGGATGAAAACACCATTTTCATCCCGCTCGGCGGCAAGGTCGAAGAAGCCCTGCGCTATCTGGCCAACCAGGGCGTGATCCGCGACCAGCAAATCCTCGCCGGCCTTCCCCACCCATCAGGAGCCAATGCCGAGCGCATTGCCTATTTCTGCGGCAACAAGCCCCGACACACCCTGTCCAACAAGACCAACCCCGACGAGCTGGATGCACGAAAGGCACGGCTCATCCAATGGGCACAGGCTCTTTGACAGCACAAGGGATAGTTGAGACAAGAAGAGAAAGGAAGATTGCAGGCAAAAAAAAAGCGAGCCGGTCGATGGCTCGCAAAATAACTCATATATTGCATTTCGAGAGGGTGACTAGGAAATCCCAGTATCCTTACCAGTGAAAACCTAACTCATCGAAAGGGACAAAGGTTATATCCGCTAAACATTTTGCCTCAGGCCTGACGACTGTTGTCAGGAAAATGTCAGAAACAACAAAGCAATGTCTGTCATTGCGGTCGCGGTTCCAATTTTGCTGAAACCGCTTGGCCATTCCAAGTGCTGGCGGGAAGCAATGTCAGCTCCCCCTATCCCACTAGTCAAACGTGGTTCCCAACGACAGGTAGAAGGAGTTCTGCCCGCCTTCGGCCATACCATAGGCGAGGTAAACCGGACCAACAGGGGTATCCAGCCCCAGGAACACACTGCCGGCGCTCAGGCTCGAGTCAAAGTCAATGTCTGACTGGTTATCCCAAACCCCACCTTGCTCCAGCGAGGCGCCGACATACACGGGCACCGACACGGCACCGAAATTGTTATCCATCAGCCGGTAGCTGTATACCAAGGCACCAAAGAGTTTGTAGCGTCCGTTAAGCTCATAGCGGTGATAGCCGGACATATTGAACAGCCCCCCCAAATCCTGCACATAAACCGGCAGCACGTCATCACTGTCATAGCCGCCGGCCTGCAGCACACTGACAAGGCTGTGCCTTTCATAGCTGAAGGGCTTGAGCAATTTCAGTTCGGCATAGACACTATCGCTGGAGACCGTCTCTTCATCGTTGATGGAACTTCGACTAGATCCCAGCCCTACCTCGGTCCGGAGCATAAAACCTTCACGCGGGAAGAACAGGCTATCCAAGTCATCATAGACAAATGACACATACGGGCCGTGAACCGTATAGTCCTGTTTGTTATTGATATTGATTTCGCTGACCTCGCCGACCCCGCCGCGGTAACCAACCGACAGCGAACTCCATGGCTGCAAGTTCCAACCCCACTCCGCGTAGCCGCTGTAGACACTGTATTCCGTTTCGACCGAGCTGCCCGGCTCACGGTCAATCAAGTCCGCCTGCTCGCGAGACAAGATGAACTCGCGGACTTCGCGGTTCCAGCTGATACCGAACGAGGTATAGGTGTTTTTCTGGTAATCGAGCGGAAAGTAGAAACTGGTATCGATTTTCTTCCAGCTTCCCAGCAGCCATTCGAACTGCCACTCCCCTCCCATGTCAGTCAGGTTGGTGTAGATATACTGGGTACCGAAAGCAAAGTCCGAGCGGTTGGCAAAGTCATCCTCGAAAGCAAACTTGAGGTTCAGGTAGCCCGGTCCCCAGGACTTCTCCCGCACATCCATCACCAGCACATTTTCTTCGTCCTGCTGCTCGATTTGGTAGGTGATCCGCTCAAAAATATCTTGCCGGTTGAGCCTTTTCACCGCTTCGTCCATCTCCTCGTTGGTGATCACCCGATCCGTCGCGATATCCATGACTTCAAGCAGCGCCTGATCGGAGCGCTGGGTGTAGTTTTTCACCTCGATCCGGTCGATGTAGTAGGCCGGACTGGCTAGCAGCCGGGAGCGGCGGTCAAGCTTGTCATTGAGGTAGGTTTGGTAGTCTTGCTCCGACAGCTGGTAGCGCTGGAGCCGAGGCAGGGCATCGAGCGCCACCTTGCGCCCGGCAACGTAGGCCTGGTCCATTTTGTCGAAGTGGGGCGCCAGCATGAAGGACACATCCGGCTGGAGGTATACGTCCCCCTCCGCCATCAGTGCCATTTGCTGATCGGCACTGGTATTAGTCATGAAGGTGGTGAGC
Proteins encoded:
- a CDS encoding uracil-DNA glycosylase family protein, which codes for MTAFNAYQHIITSLDFSQPSACQSEPLLIGQSGALSAYYAPFDYVNREARVVICGITPGMQQARIALSQAQQAIADGADHQAALRQAKETASFAGAMRNNLVNMLDTIGFQHYLNAQSCSVLFGELKAQVHYTSALRYPVFKDGKNYSGSPSMVSHPFLRSMLDTTLAEECRALDENTIFIPLGGKVEEALRYLANQGVIRDQQILAGLPHPSGANAERIAYFCGNKPRHTLSNKTNPDELDARKARLIQWAQAL
- a CDS encoding efflux RND transporter periplasmic adaptor subunit, whose amino-acid sequence is MKGTLISVLLLLLLAAAIVYKEYFAADGAAGRSMPTPTVVVAEAQKKMVRRELEALGTVKSRESVVLTAKVTEKVDRVLFDDGQSIARGQLLVTLHADEQQAKVRAAKANLKEQQREYKRIEGLVKRKTIARSELDAIYTDIEVARAVLAQNEAELAARYIHAPFSGVLGFRQISPGALVTPGAVITTLDDIATVKLDFSIPEAFLGLVSPGAVIEASAAAYPGEIFRGQVASIDSRINPQTRAMVVRADIANPDMRLRPGMLMTLSLIVGEHQGLVVPEEALISRQQQHFLFVVGEGGTVEQREVELGLRRRGVAEVLVGLAEGERVITRGIQRVRPGQKVEIRTQERFTYREAG
- a CDS encoding patatin-like phospholipase family protein translates to MEWLNIYRRWRGGAVLAFVGVISGTFSAAAAEPRPQIGLVLSGGGAKGAAHIGVLSVLEENRIPVDVITGTSMGAYVGGMYAMGLSAEEVRYKTMDADWQSGYEDRVGRNDLELRRKQQNDNYQIYTDIGIDLKGNYQSKPGAFQGQGMATLLGNLTDNLPALESFDELAVPYRAVATDIVTVQPVVLDRGHLATAMQASMTVPGALQPVRIGNQILVDGGIVNNMPVDAAQALGADVIIAVDLRDALFEEPQLNSAFNIIGQLTTFMTNTSADQQMALMAEGDVYLQPDVSFMLAPHFDKMDQAYVAGRKVALDALPRLQRYQLSEQDYQTYLNDKLDRRSRLLASPAYYIDRIEVKNYTQRSDQALLEVMDIATDRVITNEEMDEAVKRLNRQDIFERITYQIEQQDEENVLVMDVREKSWGPGYLNLKFAFEDDFANRSDFAFGTQYIYTNLTDMGGEWQFEWLLGSWKKIDTSFYFPLDYQKNTYTSFGISWNREVREFILSREQADLIDREPGSSVETEYSVYSGYAEWGWNLQPWSSLSVGYRGGVGEVSEININNKQDYTVHGPYVSFVYDDLDSLFFPREGFMLRTEVGLGSSRSSINDEETVSSDSVYAELKLLKPFSYERHSLVSVLQAGGYDSDDVLPVYVQDLGGLFNMSGYHRYELNGRYKLFGALVYSYRLMDNNFGAVSVPVYVGASLEQGGVWDNQSDIDFDSSLSAGSVFLGLDTPVGPVYLAYGMAEGGQNSFYLSLGTTFD